In the genome of Dioscorea cayenensis subsp. rotundata cultivar TDr96_F1 chromosome 1, TDr96_F1_v2_PseudoChromosome.rev07_lg8_w22 25.fasta, whole genome shotgun sequence, one region contains:
- the LOC120273172 gene encoding desumoylating isopeptidase 1 isoform X4, giving the protein MSFLGKAIEGIWHTGVVVYDEEYYFSGGIQHDPAGRTPYGTPIHVVELGFTHIPKDVFREYLQEISPRYTPESYNILTHNCNNFSNEIAQFLVGISIPDYILQLPNEVMSSPMGGLILPMIQRLDNTLRSGAVPQAAQFTPSPTLAQPTTNKPPSGKSDNQTTEAKNVTVKPAAAIGKQSSLSAGDARAKVQEEITREFEAIMAMGTLRASEAAALATRRIMQKYGHLKSTSMSQG; this is encoded by the exons ATGTCATTCCTGGGCAAGGCAATTGAAGGCATATG GCATACCGGCGTGGTGGTGTATGATGAGGAATACTACTTCTCTGGGGGAATTCAGCATGATCCTGCTGGAAGAACACCCTATGGGACTCCAATTCATGTAGTCGAACTGGGATTCACACATATCCCCAAGGACGTGTTTAGGGAATATTTGCAAGAAATCAGCCCACGATACACTCCCGAATCCTACAATATCCTTACACACAACTGCAACAACTTCAGCAATGAGATTGCTCAATTCTTGGTCGGCATTAGCATCCCTGACTACATCCTCCAGCTCCCGAATGAAGTCATGAGCAGTCCAATGGGCGGTCTGATAT TGCCAATGATCCAACGGCTCGATAACACACTTCGATCCGGCGCTGTTCCACAAGCTGCTCAGTTCACACCATCACCTACCTTAGCTCAACCAACAACGAACAAACCTCCATCTGGAAAATCTGACAACCAAACCACAGAAGCAAAGAATGTCACCGTAAAGCCAGCAGCAGCAATTGGGAAGCAATCATCACTGTCAGCTGGTGATGCTCGGGCGAAGGTTCAGGAAGAGATTACGAGAGAGTTCGAGGCGATCATGGCCATGGGAACTCTGCGTGCAAGCGAGGCCGCTGCTCTTGCGACAAGAAGAATTATGCAGAAGTATGGTCATCTGAAAAGCACTTCAATGTCACAAGGTTAG
- the LOC120273172 gene encoding desumoylating isopeptidase 1 isoform X2, whose translation MAEEGHKVTLNVYDLSQGLARQLSMSFLGKAIEGIWHTGVVVYDEEYYFSGGIQHDPAGRTPYGTPIHVVELGFTHIPKDVFREYLQEISPRYTPESYNILTHNCNNFSNEIAQFLVGISIPDYILQLPNEVMSSPMGGLILPMIQRLDNTLRSGAVPQAAQFTPSPTLAQPTTNKPPSGKSDNQTTEAKNVTVKPAAAIGKQSSLSAGDARAKVQEEITREFEAIMAMGTLRASEAAALATRRIMQKYGHLKSTSMSQG comes from the exons ATGGCTGAG GAGGGTCACAAGGTCACCTTGAATGTGTATGATCTCAGTCAAGGGCTTGCTCGCCAGCTTTCGATGTCATTCCTGGGCAAGGCAATTGAAGGCATATG GCATACCGGCGTGGTGGTGTATGATGAGGAATACTACTTCTCTGGGGGAATTCAGCATGATCCTGCTGGAAGAACACCCTATGGGACTCCAATTCATGTAGTCGAACTGGGATTCACACATATCCCCAAGGACGTGTTTAGGGAATATTTGCAAGAAATCAGCCCACGATACACTCCCGAATCCTACAATATCCTTACACACAACTGCAACAACTTCAGCAATGAGATTGCTCAATTCTTGGTCGGCATTAGCATCCCTGACTACATCCTCCAGCTCCCGAATGAAGTCATGAGCAGTCCAATGGGCGGTCTGATAT TGCCAATGATCCAACGGCTCGATAACACACTTCGATCCGGCGCTGTTCCACAAGCTGCTCAGTTCACACCATCACCTACCTTAGCTCAACCAACAACGAACAAACCTCCATCTGGAAAATCTGACAACCAAACCACAGAAGCAAAGAATGTCACCGTAAAGCCAGCAGCAGCAATTGGGAAGCAATCATCACTGTCAGCTGGTGATGCTCGGGCGAAGGTTCAGGAAGAGATTACGAGAGAGTTCGAGGCGATCATGGCCATGGGAACTCTGCGTGCAAGCGAGGCCGCTGCTCTTGCGACAAGAAGAATTATGCAGAAGTATGGTCATCTGAAAAGCACTTCAATGTCACAAGGTTAG
- the LOC120259767 gene encoding cyclin-dependent kinase inhibitor 5-like: MGKYMKKGKPLSGEVALLGEPPLPPFIGVRTRARTLALQRLQSSSPPSPSPPSSSYLQLRSRRLHKPKLASPKRGPKSSAKARPCSKSVPKEAPENDAGVEVSFGENVLDSETRNRDDRETTPCCLIKDSDSAITPGSTTRKTSSTATNKRAQSSKPGHIPTACEIEEFFSGAEQLQQQAFAEKYNYDTVKDCPLPGRYEWVKLDS, from the exons ATGGGCAAGTACATGAAGAAAGGCAAGCCCTTGTCCGGTGAGGTCGCTCTCCTCGGCGAGCCACCACTTCCGCCCTTCATCGGTGTCCGTACCCGCGCCCGCACCCTCGCCCTTCAACGCCTGCAGTCCTCCTCCCCTCCATCTCCCTCTCCGCCCTCTTCTTCTTACCTCCAGCTCCGCTCCCGCCGCCTTCATAAGCCTAAGCTTGCTTCTCCTAAACGTGGCCCTAAATCCAGTGCAAAGGCGAGACCTTGCTCGAAGTCGGTGCCGAAGGAGGCGCCGGAGAATGATGCTGGAGTTGAGGTTTCGTTCGGGGAGAATGTGCTTGATTCCGAAACTAGGAACAG GGATGACAGGGAAACCACTCCTTGCTGTCTAATAAAGGATTCAGATAGTGCTATAACTCCTGgttctacaacaagaaaaaccAGCTCCACGGCCACCAACAAAAGAGCACAGAGCTCCAAACCTGGACACATTCCGACAGCCTGTGAGATTGAAGAGTTTTTCAGTGGAGCAGAGCAACTTCAACAGCAAGCATTTGCTGAGAA GTACAACTATGATACTGTGAAGGACTGCCCGCTTCCTGGTCGTTATGAATGGGTAAAGCTGGATTCATAA
- the LOC120259600 gene encoding transcriptional corepressor LEUNIG_HOMOLOG translates to MAQSNWEADKMLDVYIYDYLLKRNLQTTAKAFMAEGKVAADPVAIDAPGGFLFEWWSVFWDIFIARTNEKHSEVAAAYIETQQIKAREQQQLQMQQMQLFQQRHAQLQRTNSNHPSLAGPMNAINADGILGQSTASGLAAKIYEERLKQPHPMDSEPPPQLLDASRMALLKSATSHAGQLVQGNAGSVSAALQQIQARTQQATDIKTEGNLGVAQRSLPMDPSSLYGQGIIQSKSGLPGSGMNQGVSGLPLKGWPLTGIDQLRPSLGPQVQKPFLSTQNQFQLLSPQQQHQIIAQAQAQGSLNSSSNYGDMGRFRAMPRGGLNGKDGQPIGNDGSIGSPMQSSSPKVRQDQAEYLLKLKAAQAQQSSAQQSQEQLQQQQQLQNNRKRKQTTSSGPANSTGTGNTIGPSNSPPSTPSTRTPGDGVAMSGNLQHVGGMSKGLMMYGADGTGLASSSNQMDDLEHFGDVASLEDNVESFLSHDDGDARDIFAALKRSPAEHNTDTSKGFSFNEAGCLRSSNSKVVCCHFSSDGKLLASAGHEKKAVLWNMDTMKTESTPEDHTLIITDIRFMPNSTQLATSAFDRTVRLWNAADPSYCLHTFMGHGSQVTSLDFHPKKTDVLCSCDGNGDIRFWNVNQYSCIRNSKGATAQVRFQPRVGLYLAAATENIVSIFDVETDRKTLSLQEHTKEVHSVCWDSSGDYLASVSQDTVKVWSINSGECIHRLSSNGNKFHSCVFHPSYPSLLIVGGYQSLELWNMVENQSMTVQAHENLIAALAQSPVTGMVASASHDKTVKLWK, encoded by the exons ATGGCGCAGAGCAATTGGGAAGCTGACAAGAT GCTTGatgtttatatttatgattatcTCTTGAAACGGAACTTGCAAACCACTGCAAAGGCTTTCATGGCTGAGGGGAAGGTTGCTGCGGATCCAGTAG CAATTGACGCACCAGGAGGTTTTCTCTTCGAGTGGTGGTCTGTCTTTTGGGATATCTTCATTGCAAGAACCAATGAAAAGCATTCTGAAGTTGCTGCTGCATATATAGAG ACTCAACAAATCAAGGCCAGGGAACAACAACAGTTGCAGATGCAGCAAATGCAGTTATTCCAGCAAAGACATGCTCAATTGCAGCGGACTAATTCTAATCATCCTTCTCTAGCTGGGCCCATGAATGCAATTAATGCTGATGGTATCTTGGGGCAATCAACTGCTAGTGGCTTGGCTGCCAAAATCTACGAAGAACGTTTGAAGCAACCCCATCCAATGGATTCTGAGCCTCCCCCTCAACTTCTTGACGCCAGTAGGATGGCCCTTCTCAAGTCAGCTACTAGTCATGCAGG GCAGTTAGTCCAGGGCAATGCAGGCAGTGTATCTGCAGCTCTGCAGCAAATTCAAGCTCGAACTCAACAGGCAACT GATATCAAAACTGAGGGTAACTTGGGTGTAGCACAAAGATCATTGCCTATGGATCCCTCATCACTGTATGGGCAGGGcatcattcaatcaaaatctgGTTTACCTGGCAGCG GTATGAACCAGGGAGTCAGTGGTCTTCCACTTAAGGGCTGGCCTTTGACT GGAATTGACCAACTACGCCCGAGCTTAGGCCCTCAAGTACAGAAGCCATTTTTGTCAACACAAAATCAATTCCAGCTTTTGTCACCTCAGCAGCAGCATCAAATCATAGCACAAGCCCAAGCACAAGGAAGCCTTAATAGCTCATCTAATTATGGGGATATGGGAAGATTTAGAGCCATGCCAAGGGGTGGTTTGAATGGGAAGGATGGTCAACCCATTGGAAATGATGGATCAATTGGCTCACCAATGCAATCAAGTTCACCTAAGGTTAGACAGGACCAAGCAGAATATCTTTTGAAG TTGAAGGCAGCCCAGGCTCAACAGTCTTCTGCCCAACAATCACAGGAACAGCTgcaacagcaacagcaactGCAG aataatagaaaaaggaaacaaaccACTTCTTCTGGACCAGCTAATAGTACTGGTACAGGGAACACTATCGGTCCTTCCAACTCTCCTCCATCGACTCCATCTACTCGTACACCTGGTGATGGGGTGGCAATGTCTGGTAATCTGCAACATGTAGGCGGTATGTCAAAAGGTTTAATGATGTATGGTGCTGATGGGACAGGACTCGCTTCATCTTCAAATCAGATG GATGATTTGGAGCATTTTGGGGACGTTGCTTCTTTGGAAGATAATGTGGAGTCTTTTCTGTCGCACGATGATGGGGATGCCAGAGACATATTTGCTGCACTGAAAAGAAGTCCTGCAGAGCACAACACTGACACTTCAAAGG GTTTTTCCTTTAACGAGGCTGGTTGCCTCCGTTCCAGCAATAGCAAAGTTGTCTGCTGTCACTTCTCTTCTGATGGGAAGCTGTTGGCCAGTGCCGGACATGAGAAGAAG GCTGTACTCTGGAacatggatacaatgaaaacaGAGAGCACTCCTGAAGATCACACACTTATCATTACCGATATTCGCTTTATGCCAAACTCAACTCAGTTAGCAACATCTGCTTTTGACAGAACTGTGCGACTGTGGAATGCGGCAGAC CCAAGCTATTGTTTGCACACTTTTATGGGCCATGGGTCTCAAGTGACATCATTAGATTTCCATCCCAAAAAGACAGATGTTCTGTGCTCTTGTGATGGCAATGGTGACATTCGGTTCTGGAATGTCAACCAGTACAGTTGTATCCGTAATTCTAAG GGTGCGACAGCACAAGTGAGATTCCAGCCTCGAGTTGGACTTTATTTAGCAGCGGCTACAGAAAATATTGTGTCCATATTTGATGTTGAGACCGACAGAAAGACACTGTCATTACAG GAACACACCAAAGAGGTTCACTCTGTTTGCTGGGACTCGAGTGGGGACTACTTGGCATCAGTCAGTCAGGATACTGTAAAAGTCTGGTCAATAAACTCCGGGGAGTGCATTCATCGGCTTAGCTCCAACGGCAACAAGTTCCATTCATGTGTTTTCCATCCTAGCTACCCCAGTCTCTTGATCGTCGGAGGCTATCAG TCTTTGGAGCTGTGGAATATGGTAGAGAACCAGTCGATGACCGTGCAAGCACATGAAAATTTAATCGCGGCCTTGGCGCAGTCTCCGGTCACCGGAATGGTTGCCTCCGCGAGCCATGACAAAACTGTGAAACTGTGGAAGTAG
- the LOC120259751 gene encoding rho GDP-dissociation inhibitor 1-like yields the protein MEAFCADKKGNNKKEKVLGICGKSWRGWRGLEEMEGSSSASKSNGSVVVVVEEGEGEEKRVGVEEGEGDEDGFAPGFVPGPLVSLKEQLEKDKDDESLRRWKEKLLGCVDGQFYDQMEPEVTFYSITVLSEGHNENITISTLTENQPRVLFTLKENSSYRLQLRFSVQHNIVSGLAYSNTVWKGGVRVDETKGMLGTFAPQREIYVHTLEEETTPSGILARGIYSAKLKFEDDDKRCYLELNYQFEIKSK from the exons ATGGAAGCATTTTGCGCCGACAAGAAAGGCAACAACAAAAAGGAGAAGGTTTTGGGCATTTGTGGAAAGAGTTGGAggggttggagagggttggaaGAAATGGAGGGGAGTTCATCTGCTTCAAAGAGTAATGGtagtgtggtggtggtggtggaggagggAGAGGGGGAGGAGAAGAGGGTGGGAGTTGAAGAAGGAGAGGGTGATGAAGATGGTTTTGCTCCAGGATTTGTTCCTGGACCTCTGGTTTCTCTCAAGGAACAACTTGAGAAAGATAAG GATGATGAAAGTTTGAGGAGGTGGAAAGAAAAACTGCTTGGTTGTGTTGATGGGCAATTTTATG ACCAAATGGAGCCTGAAGTTACATTTTACTCCATAACGGTACTCTCGGAAGGTCACAATGAGAATATTACAATCTCGACATTGACTGAGAATCAGCCGCGAGTTCTCTTCACTCTGAAAGAAAATTCCTCTTATCGTCTTCAGTTAAGATTCAGTGTTCAACACAACATTGTCTCCGGCCTGGCTTATTCTAATACTGTGTGGAAGGGAGGAGTCCGAG TTGATGAAACAAAAGGTATGTTGGGTACCTTTGCTCCGCAGCGGGAAATCTATGTACACACACTGGAAGAGGAGACAACTCCGTCTGGTATACTTGCTCGGGGAATTTACTCTGCGAAACTCAAG TTTGAAGACGATGATAAACGATGCTACTTGGAACTCAACTATCAGTTTGAAATCAAGAGCAAGTAG
- the LOC120261623 gene encoding peroxisomal membrane protein PMP22 — MSEIVSVAWHKYLLQLQQNPLRTKAITSGVLAGCSDAIAQKISGIKKLQLRRMLLIMLYGFAYGGPFGHFLHKLMDAIFKGKKGKATVAKKVLLEQLTTSPWNNMVFMFYYGLVVEGRQWSLVKNKIKKDYPSIQLTAWRFWPIVGWINYQYMPLQFRVLFHSFVASCWAIFLNLKARSVAVKNA; from the exons atgTCGGAGATTGTATCAGTGGCGTGGCACAAGTATCTTCTTCAATTGCAACAAAACCCTCTGAGGACAAAG GCAATCACTTCTGGGGTGTTGGCTGGATGTAGTGATGCTATTGCCCAGAAGATCTCTGGCATCAAGAAGTTGCAACTCAGAAGGATGCTTTTGATCATG cTCTATGGTTTTGCATATGGAGGTCCATTTGGCCACTTTCTACACAAGCTCATGGATGCTATTTTCAAAGGGAAGAAAGGGAAAGCAACTGTTGCTAAAAAG GTGTTGTTGGAGCAGTTAACTACTTCACCATGGAACAACAtggttttcatgttttattaTGGGTTGGTTGTTGAAG GCCGGCAGTGGAGCTTAGTCAAGAACAAGATCAAGAAGGATTACCCATCAATTCAGCTGACTGCCTGGAGG TTCTGGCCAATTGTCGGGTGGATTAACTACCAGTACATGCCTCTTCAGTTCCGCGTTCTGTTTCATAGCTTTGTTGCTTCTTGCTG GGCGATATTTCTGAATCTGAAAGCTCGATCGGTCGCTGTGAAGAATGCATAA
- the LOC120273172 gene encoding desumoylating isopeptidase 1 isoform X1: MRNFLQEGHKVTLNVYDLSQGLARQLSMSFLGKAIEGIWHTGVVVYDEEYYFSGGIQHDPAGRTPYGTPIHVVELGFTHIPKDVFREYLQEISPRYTPESYNILTHNCNNFSNEIAQFLVGISIPDYILQLPNEVMSSPMGGLILPMIQRLDNTLRSGAVPQAAQFTPSPTLAQPTTNKPPSGKSDNQTTEAKNVTVKPAAAIGKQSSLSAGDARAKVQEEITREFEAIMAMGTLRASEAAALATRRIMQKYGHLKSTSMSQG; encoded by the exons ATGAGAAACTTTTTGCAGGAGGGTCACAAGGTCACCTTGAATGTGTATGATCTCAGTCAAGGGCTTGCTCGCCAGCTTTCGATGTCATTCCTGGGCAAGGCAATTGAAGGCATATG GCATACCGGCGTGGTGGTGTATGATGAGGAATACTACTTCTCTGGGGGAATTCAGCATGATCCTGCTGGAAGAACACCCTATGGGACTCCAATTCATGTAGTCGAACTGGGATTCACACATATCCCCAAGGACGTGTTTAGGGAATATTTGCAAGAAATCAGCCCACGATACACTCCCGAATCCTACAATATCCTTACACACAACTGCAACAACTTCAGCAATGAGATTGCTCAATTCTTGGTCGGCATTAGCATCCCTGACTACATCCTCCAGCTCCCGAATGAAGTCATGAGCAGTCCAATGGGCGGTCTGATAT TGCCAATGATCCAACGGCTCGATAACACACTTCGATCCGGCGCTGTTCCACAAGCTGCTCAGTTCACACCATCACCTACCTTAGCTCAACCAACAACGAACAAACCTCCATCTGGAAAATCTGACAACCAAACCACAGAAGCAAAGAATGTCACCGTAAAGCCAGCAGCAGCAATTGGGAAGCAATCATCACTGTCAGCTGGTGATGCTCGGGCGAAGGTTCAGGAAGAGATTACGAGAGAGTTCGAGGCGATCATGGCCATGGGAACTCTGCGTGCAAGCGAGGCCGCTGCTCTTGCGACAAGAAGAATTATGCAGAAGTATGGTCATCTGAAAAGCACTTCAATGTCACAAGGTTAG
- the LOC120273172 gene encoding desumoylating isopeptidase 1 isoform X3, with translation MAEVTLNVYDLSQGLARQLSMSFLGKAIEGIWHTGVVVYDEEYYFSGGIQHDPAGRTPYGTPIHVVELGFTHIPKDVFREYLQEISPRYTPESYNILTHNCNNFSNEIAQFLVGISIPDYILQLPNEVMSSPMGGLILPMIQRLDNTLRSGAVPQAAQFTPSPTLAQPTTNKPPSGKSDNQTTEAKNVTVKPAAAIGKQSSLSAGDARAKVQEEITREFEAIMAMGTLRASEAAALATRRIMQKYGHLKSTSMSQG, from the exons ATGGCTGAG GTCACCTTGAATGTGTATGATCTCAGTCAAGGGCTTGCTCGCCAGCTTTCGATGTCATTCCTGGGCAAGGCAATTGAAGGCATATG GCATACCGGCGTGGTGGTGTATGATGAGGAATACTACTTCTCTGGGGGAATTCAGCATGATCCTGCTGGAAGAACACCCTATGGGACTCCAATTCATGTAGTCGAACTGGGATTCACACATATCCCCAAGGACGTGTTTAGGGAATATTTGCAAGAAATCAGCCCACGATACACTCCCGAATCCTACAATATCCTTACACACAACTGCAACAACTTCAGCAATGAGATTGCTCAATTCTTGGTCGGCATTAGCATCCCTGACTACATCCTCCAGCTCCCGAATGAAGTCATGAGCAGTCCAATGGGCGGTCTGATAT TGCCAATGATCCAACGGCTCGATAACACACTTCGATCCGGCGCTGTTCCACAAGCTGCTCAGTTCACACCATCACCTACCTTAGCTCAACCAACAACGAACAAACCTCCATCTGGAAAATCTGACAACCAAACCACAGAAGCAAAGAATGTCACCGTAAAGCCAGCAGCAGCAATTGGGAAGCAATCATCACTGTCAGCTGGTGATGCTCGGGCGAAGGTTCAGGAAGAGATTACGAGAGAGTTCGAGGCGATCATGGCCATGGGAACTCTGCGTGCAAGCGAGGCCGCTGCTCTTGCGACAAGAAGAATTATGCAGAAGTATGGTCATCTGAAAAGCACTTCAATGTCACAAGGTTAG
- the LOC120262475 gene encoding uncharacterized protein LOC120262475, which yields MASNGGHGLMPPGGHRKRKDRDSSDPPRAPPQPPSQAELKHEPVAGNRLLAGYLAHEFLTKGTLFGNRPGPEPNRKPDRAHQPKTYADVARVFKTDGVHVPGVVNPTQLARWLQM from the coding sequence ATGGCAAGCAACGGAGGGCACGGATTGATGCCACCTGGCGGGCATCGGAAGCGGAAGGATCGTGATTCGTCCGACCCACCCCGAGCGCCGCCGCAGCCGCCGAGTCAAGCCGAGCTGAAACACGAGCCGGTGGCTGGGAACCGGCTCTTAGCCGGTTACCTGGCCCACGAGTTCCTCACCAAAGGAACTCTGTTCGGAAACCGGCCCGGCCCGGAACCGAACCGGAAACCGGACCGGGCCCACCAGCCGAAAACGTACGCTGACGTGGCGCGCGTCTTCAAGACCGATGGGGTCCACGTCCCCGGCGTTGTGAACCCCACCCAGCTGGCTCGGTGGTTGCAGATGTGA